Below is a window of Myxococcota bacterium DNA.
CCTGTTCGAATCGGGGGCCATCATGCTCTACCTCGCCGAGAAGGTCGGCCGCTTCTACCCGCCGGAGCTGCGCGAGCGGCACGAAGTGAATCAATGGCTGATCTGGCAGATGGCGAACCAAGGGCCGAAGACCGGCGAGTCGGGTCACTTCCGACGACTCGGGGATCGAGAGGGCGATCAGTCCTACGCGCTCCGCCGCTTCACCGATGAGGTCAATCGCCTCTACGGCGTCATGAACAACCGGCTCTACGACCGGCGCTACCTGGCTGGTGACGCGTACACGATCGCCGACATGATCTCCTACCCGTGGACCGTGGGTTGGGAGGACCAGGGACAGGACCTCGACGAGTTCCCGTACTTCAAGCGCTGGTTCGAGGAGCTC
It encodes the following:
- a CDS encoding glutathione S-transferase N-terminal domain-containing protein, with translation MIDLHYWPTPNGKKVTILLEEAEIPYRIVPCSIGQGDQFKDAFLSISPNNRMPAMVDTAPADGGEPIALFESGAIMLYLAEKVGRFYPPELRERHEVNQWLIWQMANQGPKTGESGHFRRLGDREGDQSYALRRFTDEVNRLYGVMNNRLYDRRYLAGDAYTIADMISYPWTVGWEDQGQDLDEFPYFKRWFEELSARPALQRGMDAGKDLQVDYASLPKEEIARLTKLLYNQRARPAPAGGLL